The Streptomyces europaeiscabiei genome window below encodes:
- a CDS encoding ABC transporter ATP-binding protein gives MMNYSRSEPPPQPTTPVGSVPLPAVHAQALTVARGPRTVLHALDFAVPQGQITGLLGPSGCGKSTLMRAIVGTQAKVTGTLNVLGHPAGDATLRSRIGYVTQAPSVYDDLTVSQNLAYFAAILDPGRSAADRRHENVTRAIADVDLTTHADALAGNLSGGQRSRVSLAVALLGTPELLVLDEPTVGLDPVLRRELWTLFHTIATERRATLLISSHVMDEAERCHRLLLMREGEILADDTPEALRTRTQAETVEAAFLRLVDEATATTPTAATGTDAHHKEPAR, from the coding sequence ATGATGAATTATTCGCGGAGCGAACCCCCACCCCAACCCACCACTCCCGTCGGCTCCGTCCCCCTCCCCGCCGTCCACGCGCAAGCACTCACCGTCGCCCGCGGCCCGCGCACGGTGCTCCACGCCCTCGACTTCGCCGTGCCCCAAGGCCAGATCACCGGCCTCCTCGGCCCCTCCGGCTGCGGAAAATCCACCCTGATGCGAGCGATCGTCGGAACCCAGGCCAAGGTCACCGGCACCCTGAACGTCCTCGGCCACCCCGCAGGCGATGCCACCCTCCGCTCCCGCATCGGCTACGTCACCCAGGCTCCCTCCGTGTACGACGACCTGACGGTCAGCCAGAACCTCGCCTACTTCGCCGCGATCCTCGACCCCGGTCGCTCCGCCGCCGACCGTCGCCACGAGAACGTCACCCGGGCCATCGCCGACGTCGACCTCACCACCCACGCCGACGCCCTCGCCGGCAACCTCTCCGGCGGCCAACGCAGCCGTGTCTCCCTGGCCGTGGCCCTTCTCGGCACCCCCGAACTCCTGGTTCTCGACGAACCCACCGTCGGCCTGGACCCCGTCCTGCGCCGCGAACTCTGGACCCTCTTCCACACCATCGCCACCGAACGCCGGGCCACCCTCCTGATCTCCTCCCACGTCATGGACGAGGCCGAGCGCTGCCACCGCCTCCTCCTCATGCGCGAGGGCGAGATCCTCGCCGACGACACCCCCGAGGCCCTCCGCACCCGCACCCAGGCGGAAACAGTCGAAGCGGCCTTCCTCCGCCTGGTCGACGAGGCCACCGCGACCACACCCACGGCCGCGACCGGGACCGACGCACACCACAAGGAGCCGGCGCGATGA
- a CDS encoding ABC transporter permease, with product MKKAKKAKKGKTEKKIESTTPAALRPRALSYSRTTATAARVLRQLGHDPRTIALLILIPCVMLFLLRYVFDGNPRVFDSIGASLLGIFPLITMFLVTSIATLRERTSGTLERLLSMPLGKGDLIAGYALAFGTLAIIQSALATGLAVWFLDLDVTGSPWLLLVVALLDALLGTALGLFVSAFASSEYQAVQFMPAVIFPQLLLCGLFTPRPDMHPALEAVSNVLPMSYAVDGMNEVLLHTDMTATFVRDIAIVAGCALLVLTLGAATLKRRTA from the coding sequence ATGAAGAAGGCGAAGAAGGCGAAGAAGGGGAAGACGGAGAAGAAGATCGAGTCCACGACCCCCGCAGCCCTTCGCCCCAGGGCGCTCAGCTACTCCCGTACGACCGCCACAGCCGCCCGAGTCCTCCGACAACTCGGCCACGACCCCCGCACGATCGCCCTGCTGATCCTCATCCCGTGCGTGATGCTGTTCCTGCTGCGCTACGTCTTCGACGGCAACCCACGCGTCTTCGACTCCATCGGCGCCTCGCTCCTCGGCATCTTCCCGCTGATCACGATGTTCCTGGTGACCTCGATCGCGACCCTGCGCGAACGCACCTCGGGCACCCTGGAACGACTCCTCTCCATGCCCCTGGGCAAGGGAGACCTCATCGCCGGCTACGCCCTGGCCTTCGGCACCCTGGCGATCATCCAGTCCGCCCTCGCCACGGGTCTGGCCGTCTGGTTCCTCGACCTGGACGTCACCGGCTCCCCCTGGCTCCTCCTGGTCGTCGCCCTCCTAGACGCCCTACTGGGAACCGCCCTCGGCCTCTTCGTCTCGGCCTTCGCCTCCTCCGAGTACCAGGCCGTCCAGTTCATGCCGGCCGTGATCTTCCCCCAGCTCCTCCTCTGCGGCCTGTTCACCCCCCGCCCCGACATGCACCCCGCCCTGGAAGCCGTCTCGAACGTCCTCCCCATGTCCTACGCCGTCGACGGCATGAACGAAGTCCTCCTCCACACCGACATGACCGCCACGTTCGTACGCGACATCGCGATCGTCGCCGGCTGTGCCCTCCTGGTCCTCACCCTCGGAGCGGCCACCTTGAAGCGCCGGACGGCCTGA
- a CDS encoding HAD family hydrolase encodes MRYDLVIFDNDGVLVDSEPISNRLLAEYLTELGHPTSYEESIRDYMGSAMHRIHELVLERTGTTLPGDFDDVFHQRVFAAFERELEPVPGVVAVLEKLVADEVPYCVASSGSHERIRVGHRTTGLDRWFREGLVFSSQDVGRGKPAPDLFLHAAERMGVAPERCAVVEDSPLGVRAGIAAGMDVYGYAAMTPAGKLGGARGHFSDMGELLDLLS; translated from the coding sequence ATGCGCTATGACCTCGTGATCTTCGACAATGACGGTGTTCTCGTCGACAGCGAGCCGATCTCCAACCGGCTCCTCGCCGAGTACCTCACCGAACTCGGGCACCCGACCTCGTACGAGGAGTCCATCCGGGACTACATGGGGTCGGCCATGCACCGGATTCACGAGCTCGTTCTGGAGCGGACCGGGACAACGCTGCCGGGGGACTTCGACGACGTCTTCCATCAGCGGGTGTTCGCCGCTTTCGAGCGGGAGTTGGAGCCCGTGCCGGGTGTGGTGGCGGTGCTGGAGAAGCTGGTCGCGGACGAGGTGCCGTACTGCGTGGCGTCGTCCGGGAGTCATGAGCGGATCCGGGTGGGGCATCGGACGACCGGGCTCGACCGGTGGTTCCGGGAGGGGCTCGTGTTCAGTTCGCAGGACGTGGGGCGGGGGAAGCCGGCGCCGGACCTCTTCCTGCACGCGGCCGAGCGGATGGGCGTCGCGCCGGAGAGGTGTGCTGTCGTCGAGGACAGCCCTCTCGGGGTGCGGGCGGGGATCGCGGCCGGGATGGATGTGTACGGGTATGCGGCGATGACGCCCGCCGGCAAGCTGGGCGGAGCCAGGGGGCACTTCTCGGACATGGGGGAGCTGCTCGACCTGCTGAGTTGA
- a CDS encoding TetR/AcrR family transcriptional regulator, which yields MTSATPRRRGRPSRTESADTPAARDRILAAAREEFSERGYDKTSVRGIAKAAGVDSALVHHYFGTKDQVFEAAITLSFAPAMDAPRMVEEGPLDGVGERLARFFFSVWENPATRVPLLAIVRSAVNNEAAAAVFRRIVATQVLRRIADRLDVPDAELRAELAAAQLVGIAMLRYVIKVEPLASADPEQIIGRVAPVVQAHLTGPGLQERGAV from the coding sequence GTGACCTCGGCCACCCCCCGCCGCCGGGGCCGGCCCTCCCGTACGGAGTCGGCCGACACCCCCGCCGCCCGCGACCGCATCCTCGCCGCGGCCCGCGAGGAGTTCTCCGAGCGCGGCTACGACAAGACGTCCGTACGCGGCATCGCCAAGGCCGCCGGGGTGGACTCGGCGCTCGTGCACCACTACTTCGGCACCAAGGACCAGGTGTTCGAGGCGGCCATCACGCTCTCCTTCGCCCCGGCGATGGACGCGCCCCGGATGGTCGAGGAAGGCCCCCTCGACGGTGTCGGCGAGCGGCTCGCCAGGTTCTTCTTCAGCGTCTGGGAGAACCCGGCGACCCGTGTGCCCCTGCTCGCGATCGTCCGCTCCGCCGTGAACAACGAGGCCGCCGCCGCCGTCTTCCGCCGCATCGTCGCCACCCAGGTCCTGCGTCGCATCGCCGACCGCCTGGACGTCCCGGACGCGGAACTGCGGGCCGAGCTGGCCGCCGCCCAGCTGGTGGGCATCGCGATGCTCCGGTACGTGATCAAGGTCGAGCCGCTGGCGTCGGCGGACCCCGAGCAGATCATCGGGAGAGTGGCGCCCGTGGTGCAGGCCCACCTCACCGGGCCCGGTCTTCAGGAGCGCGGGGCTGTATAG
- a CDS encoding MFS transporter produces MTDVLRRGRAALAFSFFAQGVAFALLVTRIPAIQDRYGVSDALLPLFLAAVPVLAGVGSVCTEHLVKKVPPSLVLRWSQPVVLLALLGVGAGEQLVVLGASLAAFGLAVGALDASMNMLGVSLQRSYGRSIMLGFHAVYSLGGIAGASLAWVGAHWDVPLLQLYLPVVIVLLPATLAASRWYVDGGGPEDKAPTTSEAGGNVAFKMLLPLCLVMCFAYIGDSTVSNWSAKYLQDVLGSSDQMSTVPYNVYMVTTLIGRSIGDLGVRKFGAVAVVRAGAVVAAVGFAVVAGAPGAWVGMLGFTLLGLGLCVLVPQTFAAAGRLFPGASDAAVARLNIFNYVGFLIGSPLVGALGDLWSYRGAMLVPMVLVLVTLVYARSFETEPDRYGGKHERPRTADVGRGSNGL; encoded by the coding sequence ATGACAGATGTGCTGCGGCGCGGTAGGGCCGCGTTGGCGTTCAGCTTCTTCGCTCAGGGTGTCGCGTTCGCGCTGCTCGTGACGCGGATTCCGGCCATTCAGGACCGGTACGGGGTTTCCGACGCGCTCTTGCCCCTCTTCCTCGCAGCCGTGCCCGTCCTCGCCGGGGTCGGCAGTGTCTGCACCGAGCACCTCGTGAAGAAGGTGCCGCCGAGCCTGGTGCTGCGGTGGTCCCAGCCCGTCGTGCTCCTGGCGCTGCTCGGCGTGGGGGCCGGCGAGCAACTGGTCGTACTCGGTGCCTCGCTGGCGGCCTTCGGGCTGGCGGTCGGGGCGCTCGACGCGTCCATGAACATGCTCGGGGTGAGCCTGCAACGGTCGTACGGGCGGAGCATCATGCTCGGCTTCCACGCCGTGTACAGCCTCGGTGGGATAGCAGGGGCCTCGCTGGCGTGGGTGGGGGCGCACTGGGATGTGCCGCTGCTCCAGCTGTATCTGCCCGTGGTGATCGTGCTGTTGCCCGCCACCCTGGCGGCGAGCCGGTGGTACGTCGACGGGGGTGGCCCCGAGGACAAGGCCCCGACAACCAGCGAGGCGGGCGGGAACGTCGCCTTCAAGATGCTGCTGCCGCTCTGTCTGGTGATGTGCTTCGCGTACATCGGAGACTCGACCGTCTCCAACTGGAGTGCGAAGTATCTGCAGGACGTGCTCGGGAGTTCCGACCAGATGTCGACCGTCCCGTACAACGTCTACATGGTCACCACGCTGATCGGGCGGTCGATCGGGGACCTGGGGGTGCGGAAGTTCGGGGCCGTGGCCGTCGTACGCGCCGGGGCGGTGGTGGCGGCCGTCGGATTCGCCGTGGTGGCGGGCGCGCCCGGGGCCTGGGTGGGCATGCTCGGGTTCACGTTGCTGGGTCTCGGGCTGTGTGTGCTGGTGCCGCAGACGTTCGCGGCGGCCGGGAGGCTGTTCCCCGGAGCTTCGGATGCGGCCGTTGCTCGGCTGAATATCTTCAACTATGTCGGGTTCTTGATCGGTTCTCCGTTGGTGGGGGCCCTGGGAGACCTCTGGAGCTACCGCGGGGCGATGCTCGTACCGATGGTCCTGGTGCTGGTCACGTTGGTGTACGCCCGGTCGTTCGAGACCGAACCGGACCGATACGGTGGCAAGCATGAGCGGCCGCGCACAGCTGATGTGGGACGAGGCAGTAACGGGCTATGA
- the trpS gene encoding tryptophan--tRNA ligase → MTRVFSGVKPTGHLTLGNYLGAVRRWAEVDQHGTDALFCVVDLHALTVDHDPARVRRLSRQAASLLLASGLDPELCTVFVQSHVDEHARLSYLLECVATDGEMRRMIQYKEKAARERERGGSVRLSLLTYPVLMAADILAYGTDEVPVGDDQTQHVELTRDLAVRFNQRYGQTFVVPRATPPKVGARVMNLQDPTSKMGKTDDVGPGIVYLLDEPDVVRKKVMRAVTDSGRDVVYDREERPGLANLLEILAACEGGNPEDLSGVYESYGALKKDTAEAVVELLRPVQERHKELCADPAYVEGVLRLGAEKARGMARPRVDEAYRAIGLLVG, encoded by the coding sequence ATGACACGGGTCTTCAGTGGAGTCAAGCCGACAGGGCATCTGACGCTGGGGAACTACCTGGGAGCCGTACGGCGGTGGGCCGAGGTCGATCAGCACGGGACGGACGCGTTGTTCTGCGTCGTGGATCTGCACGCGCTGACCGTGGACCACGATCCGGCGCGGGTGCGCAGGCTCAGCCGACAGGCGGCGAGCCTGTTGCTGGCGTCGGGACTGGATCCGGAGCTGTGCACCGTCTTCGTGCAGAGTCATGTGGATGAGCACGCGCGGTTGTCGTATCTGCTGGAGTGCGTGGCCACGGACGGCGAGATGCGGCGGATGATCCAGTACAAGGAGAAGGCGGCGCGGGAGCGGGAGCGGGGCGGGAGTGTCCGGCTGTCGCTGCTGACGTATCCCGTGCTGATGGCTGCGGACATCCTGGCCTACGGGACCGACGAGGTGCCCGTGGGCGATGACCAGACGCAGCATGTGGAGCTGACGCGCGATCTGGCGGTGCGGTTCAACCAGCGGTACGGGCAGACCTTCGTGGTGCCGCGGGCCACTCCTCCGAAGGTCGGGGCCCGGGTGATGAATCTGCAGGACCCGACGTCGAAGATGGGGAAGACCGACGACGTCGGGCCGGGGATCGTCTATCTGCTGGACGAGCCGGACGTGGTACGGAAGAAGGTCATGCGGGCCGTGACCGACAGCGGGCGTGACGTCGTCTACGACCGGGAGGAGCGGCCGGGGCTCGCGAATCTGCTGGAGATCCTCGCTGCCTGTGAGGGTGGGAACCCCGAGGACCTGAGCGGTGTATATGAATCGTACGGAGCACTGAAGAAGGACACCGCAGAGGCCGTGGTCGAGCTCCTCAGGCCCGTACAGGAGAGGCACAAGGAGTTGTGCGCGGATCCTGCGTATGTCGAGGGGGTGCTGCGGTTGGGTGCGGAGAAGGCCAGAGGGATGGCTCGCCCGAGGGTGGATGAGGCGTATCGGGCGATCGGTCTGCTGGTCGGCTGA
- a CDS encoding SH3 domain-containing protein gives MSVDHVEEIAGNGEGEGIATASAEASATAATVTAAVRYYSVAPGVRVNVRSGPSTSYGIVRVLAEGARVPIYCQTPGQTITGPYGTTNVWDNIDDGQYISDAYVYTGSDGYVAGRCG, from the coding sequence ATGTCTGTCGACCATGTCGAAGAGATCGCGGGGAATGGCGAGGGGGAGGGGATCGCCACGGCGTCGGCCGAGGCATCGGCCACCGCAGCGACGGTGACGGCAGCCGTTCGCTACTACTCGGTCGCTCCGGGCGTCCGTGTCAACGTCCGCAGCGGCCCGAGCACCAGCTACGGCATCGTGCGAGTCCTCGCCGAGGGCGCCAGGGTGCCGATCTACTGCCAGACCCCGGGCCAGACCATCACCGGCCCCTACGGCACCACCAACGTCTGGGACAACATCGACGACGGCCAGTACATCTCCGACGCCTACGTCTACACCGGCAGCGACGGCTACGTGGCCGGACGCTGCGGCTGA
- the ilvD gene encoding dihydroxy-acid dehydratase → MPQLRSRTVTHGRNMAGARALMRASGVPGADIGRKPIIAVANSFTEFVPGHTHLQPVGRIVSEAIREAGGIPREFNTIAVDDGIAMGHGGMLYSLPSRDLIADSVEYMVEAHCADALICISNCDKITPGMLNAALRLNIPTVFVSGGPMESGRATLVDGTVRTLDLVDAISDAVNDKISDEDILRIEENACPTCGSCSGMFTANSMNCLAEAIGLALPGNGSVLATHTARRALYENAGRTVMDITRRYYEQDDETVLPRNVATFAAFQNAMALDIAMGGSTNTILHLLAAAQEAGVPFDLDDINEVSRRVPCLAKVAPNVAKDRTYYMEDVHRAGGIPALLGELHRAGLLNEDVNSVHSPSLADWLKTWDVRGGSPSPEALELWHAAPGCVRSAEAFSQSERWEALDVDAAGGCIRSAEHAYSKDGGLAVLKGNLAVDGCVVKTAGVDESIWTFEGPAVVCESQEEAVQKILMKEITDGDVVVIRYEGPKGGPGMQEMLYPTSYLKGRGLGKTCALITDGRFSGGTSGLSIGHASPEAAAGGTIALVEDGDRIRIDIPNRSIELLVDDAELARREQALGGVHAPKNRERKVSAALRAYAAMATSADKGAVRDISKLG, encoded by the coding sequence ATGCCCCAGCTGAGGTCCCGCACAGTCACCCACGGCCGCAACATGGCGGGCGCCCGCGCCCTTATGCGGGCCTCCGGTGTACCGGGCGCGGACATCGGCCGCAAGCCGATCATCGCGGTGGCGAACTCCTTCACCGAGTTCGTTCCGGGCCACACCCACCTCCAGCCGGTGGGCCGCATCGTCAGCGAGGCGATCCGCGAGGCCGGTGGCATCCCGCGCGAGTTCAACACGATCGCCGTCGACGACGGCATCGCGATGGGCCACGGCGGCATGCTGTACAGCCTCCCCTCCCGCGACCTGATCGCGGACAGCGTGGAGTACATGGTCGAGGCCCACTGCGCGGATGCCCTGATCTGCATCTCCAACTGCGACAAGATCACCCCGGGCATGCTGAACGCGGCCCTGCGGCTCAACATCCCGACCGTCTTCGTCTCCGGCGGCCCCATGGAGTCCGGCCGGGCCACGCTCGTCGACGGCACGGTCCGTACGCTCGACCTGGTCGACGCGATCTCCGACGCGGTCAACGACAAGATCTCGGACGAGGACATCCTCCGTATCGAGGAGAACGCCTGTCCGACCTGCGGCTCCTGCTCCGGCATGTTCACGGCCAACTCGATGAACTGCCTCGCGGAGGCCATCGGACTCGCCCTCCCGGGCAACGGCTCGGTCCTGGCCACGCACACGGCCCGCCGGGCGCTGTACGAGAACGCGGGCCGCACGGTGATGGACATCACCCGCCGCTACTACGAGCAGGACGACGAGACGGTCCTGCCCCGCAACGTCGCCACCTTCGCGGCCTTCCAGAACGCCATGGCCCTCGACATCGCGATGGGCGGCTCGACCAACACGATCCTGCACCTGCTGGCCGCCGCCCAGGAGGCGGGCGTCCCGTTCGACCTGGACGACATCAACGAGGTCTCGCGGCGGGTGCCGTGTCTGGCGAAGGTCGCGCCGAACGTCGCCAAGGACCGCACGTACTACATGGAGGACGTGCACCGGGCCGGCGGCATCCCCGCCCTCCTCGGTGAACTGCACCGCGCGGGCCTGCTCAACGAGGACGTGAACTCGGTTCACAGCCCGTCCCTCGCCGACTGGCTGAAGACCTGGGACGTGCGTGGCGGTTCCCCGTCGCCGGAGGCCCTGGAGCTGTGGCACGCGGCACCCGGCTGTGTCCGTTCCGCCGAGGCCTTCTCCCAGTCCGAGCGCTGGGAGGCCCTGGACGTGGACGCCGCCGGAGGCTGCATCCGCAGTGCCGAGCACGCGTACTCGAAGGACGGCGGCCTGGCGGTCCTCAAGGGCAACCTCGCCGTCGACGGCTGCGTGGTGAAGACGGCCGGTGTCGACGAGTCGATCTGGACGTTCGAGGGACCGGCGGTCGTCTGCGAGTCGCAGGAAGAGGCCGTCCAGAAGATCCTCATGAAGGAGATCACCGACGGCGACGTCGTCGTCATCCGCTACGAGGGCCCCAAGGGCGGCCCCGGCATGCAGGAGATGCTCTACCCGACCTCGTACCTGAAGGGCCGGGGCCTGGGCAAGACCTGCGCGCTGATCACCGACGGCCGCTTCTCCGGCGGCACCTCCGGCCTCTCCATCGGCCACGCCTCGCCCGAGGCGGCCGCCGGCGGCACGATCGCCCTCGTCGAGGACGGCGACCGCATCCGCATCGACATCCCGAACCGTTCGATCGAGCTGCTGGTCGACGACGCCGAGCTGGCCCGCCGCGAGCAGGCCCTGGGCGGCGTCCACGCCCCGAAGAACCGGGAGCGCAAGGTGTCGGCCGCCCTGCGCGCCTACGCCGCGATGGCCACCAGCGCCGACAAGGGCGCGGTGCGCGACATCAGCAAGCTGGGCTGA
- a CDS encoding serine/threonine-protein kinase, with the protein MAPQRGTGSGAEAELPEYSGQYRLESCLGSGGMGVVHLATSTSGLRLAVKVVHAEFAKDPEFRGRFRQEVAAARQVSGAFTAPVVDADTDSARPWMATLFIPGPTLAEHVKRNGPMPPGQLRRLMAGLAEALRDIHRAGVVHRDLKPSNVLLAEDGPKVIDFGISRPKDSELRTETGKLIGTPPFMAPEQFRRPREVGPAADIFALGSVTVHAATGRGPFDSDSPYVVAYQVVHDEPDLTDVPENLAPLVRACLAKEPEDRPTADDLMHELRSVAASYDTQTFVTTQREREGAGWASSPGQAADKDTRDGTGRGTWAGKDTRAGSAPGTGADTSGSRDGADGRGHSGRGDRAGGRPRRRAVLVAATLVLVVGGGFASVRALGGDGGRSGGDTPRPRASGAAAATPALEAWATRPAAKEKSAPQCSYGAGKLLCVQPGLVSALDPADGSVLWRHTVGGAGAVGTGDPPVEAGGLVQVLTDRGRRVQALDPGTGKVRWQRDISSYGGKRYVGGTLLLTAADGTVTGVDGATGDTLWSGRIPGQPEAYFTSFDGDRSAYVASVTGEGAGTRTRITAVDPDTGDVRWDARLEGRLEPVGAQDGVLFLTAIGGAFSDTVDVVRYDPGTGATVRFALPVRLEQARAVVRDDVVYLLSGAGGSLVAVDMKARKQLWRTETGVARGSAPVADDRHVYFTSSDGRLLAVDLLKGRISGDTPSRLGGSDRVTGSLPEPVIIDGRVCAGALDGTVLGLDGSDPASW; encoded by the coding sequence ATGGCACCGCAGCGGGGCACCGGGTCGGGAGCGGAAGCGGAACTTCCCGAGTACTCCGGCCAGTACCGTCTGGAGTCGTGTCTGGGTTCCGGTGGCATGGGCGTCGTCCATCTGGCCACCTCGACCTCCGGACTGCGGCTCGCGGTGAAGGTGGTGCACGCCGAGTTCGCGAAGGACCCCGAGTTCAGAGGGCGTTTCAGGCAGGAGGTCGCTGCCGCCCGACAGGTGAGCGGTGCCTTCACCGCGCCGGTCGTGGATGCCGACACCGACAGCGCCCGACCCTGGATGGCCACCCTCTTCATCCCCGGCCCGACCCTCGCCGAGCACGTCAAGCGGAACGGGCCCATGCCGCCGGGGCAGTTGCGGCGGCTCATGGCCGGGCTCGCGGAGGCCCTGCGCGACATCCATCGCGCCGGTGTCGTGCACCGGGATCTCAAACCCAGCAACGTACTGCTCGCCGAGGACGGTCCCAAGGTCATCGACTTCGGCATCTCCCGGCCGAAGGACAGCGAACTGCGCACCGAGACGGGGAAGTTGATCGGCACGCCGCCGTTCATGGCCCCCGAGCAGTTCCGGCGGCCCAGGGAGGTCGGGCCCGCCGCCGACATCTTCGCCCTCGGCTCGGTCACCGTGCACGCGGCCACCGGGCGCGGGCCCTTCGACTCCGACAGCCCCTACGTCGTCGCCTACCAGGTCGTCCACGACGAGCCGGACCTCACCGACGTACCCGAGAACCTCGCGCCGCTCGTCCGCGCCTGTCTCGCCAAGGAGCCCGAGGACCGGCCCACGGCGGACGACCTGATGCACGAACTCCGGTCCGTGGCCGCCTCGTACGACACCCAGACCTTCGTGACGACCCAGCGGGAGCGAGAGGGAGCGGGTTGGGCGTCTTCGCCCGGTCAGGCCGCCGACAAGGACACCCGTGACGGCACGGGCAGGGGCACATGGGCGGGCAAGGACACAAGGGCGGGCTCGGCCCCCGGCACGGGCGCCGATACCAGCGGCAGCCGTGACGGGGCCGACGGGCGGGGCCACTCCGGGCGTGGGGACCGGGCCGGTGGCCGGCCGCGCAGGCGGGCCGTGCTGGTCGCCGCCACGTTGGTCCTCGTCGTGGGTGGGGGGTTCGCCTCGGTGCGGGCGCTGGGGGGTGACGGTGGGCGGTCGGGCGGTGATACGCCCCGGCCGCGGGCCAGTGGTGCCGCGGCAGCCACGCCCGCCCTGGAAGCCTGGGCCACCAGACCGGCGGCGAAGGAGAAGAGCGCGCCGCAGTGCTCGTACGGGGCGGGGAAGCTGTTGTGCGTCCAGCCGGGGCTGGTCTCCGCGCTGGATCCGGCGGACGGCAGCGTGCTGTGGCGGCACACCGTCGGCGGGGCGGGTGCGGTGGGCACGGGTGACCCGCCCGTCGAGGCGGGCGGGCTGGTGCAGGTGCTGACGGACCGGGGCCGCCGGGTCCAGGCGCTCGACCCCGGCACCGGCAAGGTGCGGTGGCAGCGGGACATCTCCTCGTACGGCGGCAAGCGGTACGTGGGCGGCACGCTGCTGCTGACCGCCGCCGACGGGACGGTCACCGGCGTGGACGGCGCCACCGGCGACACGTTGTGGAGCGGGCGGATCCCCGGGCAGCCGGAGGCCTACTTCACGTCGTTCGACGGGGACCGGTCGGCGTACGTGGCGAGCGTCACCGGCGAGGGGGCGGGGACGCGGACACGGATCACCGCGGTGGACCCGGACACGGGGGACGTGCGGTGGGACGCCCGGCTGGAGGGTCGCCTGGAACCGGTGGGGGCCCAGGACGGCGTCCTCTTCCTCACCGCGATCGGCGGCGCCTTCTCCGACACGGTCGACGTGGTCCGGTACGACCCCGGCACCGGGGCGACGGTCCGGTTCGCGCTGCCCGTGCGGCTCGAACAGGCCCGCGCGGTCGTGCGGGACGACGTCGTGTACCTGCTGAGCGGCGCGGGGGGTTCGCTCGTGGCCGTCGACATGAAGGCCCGCAAGCAGCTGTGGCGGACCGAGACGGGGGTCGCGCGGGGTTCGGCACCGGTCGCCGACGACCGGCATGTGTACTTCACCTCGTCCGACGGACGACTGCTGGCGGTGGACCTGCTCAAGGGCCGGATCAGCGGGGACACGCCGTCACGGCTCGGGGGCTCCGACCGGGTCACCGGGTCGCTGCCCGAGCCCGTGATCATCGACGGCCGCGTCTGCGCGGGCGCGCTCGACGGGACCGTGCTCGGTCTGGACGGGAGCGACCCGGCGAGCTGGTGA
- the proC gene encoding pyrroline-5-carboxylate reductase — protein MSQKVAVLGTGKIGEALLSGMIRAGWAPADLLVTARRPERAEELRTRYGVTPVTNAEAAKTADTLILTVKPQDMATLLDELAPHTPADRLVVSGAAGIPTSFFEERLAAGTPVVRVMTNTPALVDEAMSVISAGSHASEADLAHAEEIFGAVGKTLRVPESQQDACTALSGSGPAYFFYLVEAMTDAGILLGLPRDKAHDLIVQSAIGAATMLRDSGEHPVKLRENVTSPAGTTISAIRELENHGVRAALIAALEAARDRSRQLASGNNS, from the coding sequence ATGAGCCAGAAAGTCGCAGTCCTCGGCACCGGCAAGATCGGCGAGGCCCTTCTCAGCGGCATGATCCGGGCCGGCTGGGCGCCCGCGGACCTCCTGGTCACGGCCCGCCGACCCGAACGCGCCGAAGAGCTCCGCACCCGCTACGGCGTCACCCCGGTCACCAACGCCGAGGCCGCGAAGACCGCCGACACGCTCATCCTCACGGTCAAGCCTCAGGACATGGCCACCCTCCTCGACGAACTCGCCCCGCACACCCCCGCCGACCGCCTGGTCGTCAGCGGCGCGGCGGGAATCCCCACCTCCTTCTTCGAGGAGCGCCTGGCCGCAGGCACCCCCGTCGTCCGTGTCATGACGAACACCCCCGCCCTGGTCGATGAGGCCATGTCCGTCATCTCCGCCGGCAGCCACGCGAGCGAGGCCGATCTCGCGCACGCCGAAGAGATCTTCGGCGCCGTCGGCAAGACACTTCGCGTCCCCGAGTCCCAGCAGGACGCCTGCACGGCTCTCTCCGGCTCCGGCCCGGCGTACTTCTTCTACCTGGTCGAAGCCATGACCGACGCCGGCATCCTCCTCGGCCTGCCCCGGGACAAGGCCCACGACCTGATCGTCCAGTCCGCCATCGGCGCGGCCACGATGCTCCGCGACAGCGGCGAACACCCCGTCAAGCTCCGCGAGAACGTCACCTCTCCCGCCGGCACGACGATCAGTGCCATCCGCGAACTCGAGAACCACGGAGTACGCGCCGCACTGATCGCCGCCCTGGAGGCCGCCCGCGACCGCAGCCGCCAACTGGCCTCCGGCAACAACAGCTGA